The following coding sequences are from one Gemmatimonadales bacterium window:
- a CDS encoding porin family protein has product MRVLSVAAGVLLSSSLVVHAGLAQKVKSSATAPTFGLIAGANFATFTGSDASGVKTLTGLVVGAQATFSFNPTVFLQPQLLYSMKGAQESFADTTDKVKLNYIELPVLLGVHLASAQRHVRPYIMAGPTVAYLSSCKFSESFGGASGEASCASGSTNSIDFGVTGGAGIEAATGRVTLSLAARYALGLSEPIKNSNIKNAGFNVSVGAAIPLGH; this is encoded by the coding sequence ATGCGAGTGCTATCGGTAGCGGCTGGTGTCCTGCTGTCATCCAGTCTCGTCGTCCACGCCGGTCTGGCGCAGAAGGTGAAGAGCAGCGCCACCGCTCCCACGTTCGGGCTCATCGCGGGCGCCAACTTCGCCACCTTCACCGGCAGCGACGCGAGCGGCGTGAAGACGCTCACCGGCCTCGTGGTCGGGGCGCAGGCGACCTTCAGCTTCAACCCGACGGTGTTCCTGCAGCCGCAGCTCCTGTATTCGATGAAGGGCGCCCAGGAGTCGTTTGCGGACACCACCGACAAGGTGAAGCTGAACTACATCGAGCTGCCGGTCCTGCTCGGCGTCCACCTCGCGTCGGCGCAGCGGCACGTTCGTCCCTACATCATGGCGGGGCCCACCGTCGCGTACCTCTCGAGCTGCAAGTTCAGCGAGTCCTTCGGCGGCGCGTCGGGCGAGGCGAGCTGTGCCAGCGGTTCGACCAACTCCATCGACTTCGGCGTCACGGGTGGGGCCGGCATCGAAGCGGCGACGGGCCGGGTGACGCTGAGCCTGGCTGCGCGGTACGCGCTCGGCTTGAGCGAGCCGATCAAGAACTCCAACATCAAGAACGCGGGCTTCAACGTCAGCGTGGGCGCGGCCATTCCGCTCGGCCACTAG
- a CDS encoding exo-alpha-sialidase produces MSGVRLLVGTRKGAFVLTADGQRRSWEVSGPHFGGWEIYHLKGSPADPDRLYASQTSGWFGQQVQRSNDGGRTWTPVGNTFAYDGVPGTHQWYDGTPHPWEFKRVWHFEPSLADPDTVYAGVEDAALFRTTDGGASWHELSGLRGHGTGPHWAPGAGGMCLHTILQDPVKPGRMYVAISAAGAFRSDDGGTTWKPINRGLRSQHIPDPEAEVGHCVHRIALHRSRPGTLFMQKHWDVMRSDDGGDSWREVSGNLPTDFGFPIEVHAHEPETVYVVPIKSDSEHYPPDGRLRVYRSRSGGNEWEALTKGLPQRDCYVNVLRDASSVDSLDPCGIYFGTTGGQVYASADAGDSWTPIVRDLPAVLSVEVQTLP; encoded by the coding sequence ATGAGCGGAGTGCGGTTGCTCGTGGGCACGCGCAAGGGCGCGTTCGTCCTCACGGCGGACGGCCAGCGCCGCAGCTGGGAGGTGAGCGGCCCTCATTTCGGCGGCTGGGAGATCTACCACCTCAAGGGATCGCCCGCCGATCCCGACCGGCTGTACGCCTCGCAGACCAGCGGCTGGTTCGGGCAGCAGGTTCAGCGCTCGAACGACGGCGGCCGGACGTGGACGCCGGTGGGCAACACGTTCGCCTACGACGGCGTCCCCGGCACCCACCAGTGGTACGACGGCACGCCCCATCCCTGGGAGTTCAAGCGGGTGTGGCACTTCGAGCCGTCGCTCGCCGATCCCGACACGGTGTACGCCGGCGTGGAGGACGCGGCCCTGTTCCGCACGACCGACGGCGGCGCGTCCTGGCACGAGCTGTCGGGCCTGCGGGGTCACGGCACGGGGCCGCACTGGGCCCCGGGCGCCGGGGGCATGTGCCTGCACACGATACTCCAGGACCCGGTCAAGCCGGGCCGGATGTACGTCGCCATCTCCGCCGCGGGGGCCTTCCGCTCCGACGACGGCGGCACCACGTGGAAGCCGATCAACCGCGGGCTGCGGTCGCAGCACATCCCCGATCCGGAGGCCGAGGTGGGCCACTGCGTCCACCGCATCGCGCTGCACCGCTCCCGGCCCGGCACCCTGTTCATGCAGAAGCACTGGGACGTGATGCGCAGCGACGACGGCGGCGACTCGTGGCGCGAGGTGAGCGGGAACCTGCCCACCGACTTCGGCTTCCCGATCGAGGTGCACGCGCACGAGCCGGAGACGGTCTACGTGGTGCCGATCAAGAGCGACTCGGAGCACTACCCGCCGGACGGCCGGCTGCGCGTGTACCGCAGCCGCAGCGGCGGCAACGAGTGGGAGGCGCTCACCAAGGGGCTGCCGCAGCGCGACTGCTACGTCAACGTGCTGCGCGACGCGTCGTCGGTGGACTCGCTCGATCCGTGCGGGATCTACTTCGGCACGACGGGGGGCCAGGTGTACGCCTCGGCCGACGCCGGCGACAGCTGGACGCCGATCGTCCGCGACCTGCCGGCCGTGCTCTCGGTCGAGGTCCAGACGCTGCCGTGA
- a CDS encoding adenine phosphoribosyltransferase, translating into MSGPGRAPAPDLRALVRTIPDYPKPGILFRDITTLLGDAAGFREVVVALAGRFSGAGATKVAGIEARGFILGGALAHQLGVGFVPVRKQGKLPYRVIGHDYDLEYGTDRIEIHVDAVETGERVLLVDDLIATGGTAVAASRLLRQAKAEVVGAAFIIELPELGGRKRLEAMGLPVHALISFDGH; encoded by the coding sequence GTGAGCGGGCCGGGCCGGGCCCCGGCGCCCGACCTCCGCGCGCTGGTGCGGACCATTCCGGACTATCCCAAGCCCGGCATCCTGTTCCGGGACATCACCACGCTGCTGGGTGATGCCGCCGGCTTCCGGGAGGTGGTGGTCGCGCTGGCCGGCCGCTTCTCCGGCGCCGGCGCGACCAAGGTCGCCGGCATCGAGGCCCGCGGCTTCATCCTGGGCGGGGCCCTGGCACACCAGCTCGGCGTCGGCTTCGTGCCGGTGCGCAAGCAGGGCAAGCTCCCCTACCGGGTGATCGGCCACGATTACGACCTCGAGTACGGCACCGACCGGATCGAGATCCACGTCGACGCCGTCGAGACCGGCGAGCGCGTCCTCCTGGTGGACGACCTGATCGCGACCGGCGGAACGGCCGTGGCCGCGAGCCGCCTCCTGCGGCAGGCAAAAGCCGAGGTCGTCGGCGCCGCGTTCATCATCGAGCTGCCCGAGCTGGGCGGCCGCAAGCGGCTGGAGGCGATGGGGCTGCCGGTGCACGCCCTCATCTCGTTCGACGGACACTAG